DNA sequence from the Alkaliphilus metalliredigens QYMF genome:
GATGATGAGTTTATTGGTGGCTGTGATGATCTTATTGCTCTAGATCAGGAAGATACATTAGATTCAAAGCTAGGATTATAATCATTAGCTTTTAAGTGAGGATTAGACAATGAAAAAAGCAGATCTTTATATATTGTCTCTTATCGTGTTCGCCGCAGTAGGTATGTATGGCTTTAATGAGATTTTTGTTTATCAGACAACCGATGGACAGGAGCTTACTGCTGTGATCGAAGCTAATAATGAATTGGTAAGAGAAATCAAATTATCTGATGTAACTGAACCAGAGGTTTTTACAATTGAGCAACGGGGTTATGTTAATGAGATTTTCGTGGAACCAGGTAGAATCGCCATGGGCTATGCTAACTGCCCTGAGCCGGATCACTACCATAATAATTGGATCTCTCGACCTAATGAAATGCTCGTTTGTTTACCTAACTTTGTTGTCATTCGAATAAAAGGATCAGATGCACTGGTTGATGGGGTGACACATTAATGAAAAGACAGAAAAAATTAGTTCTATTAGGATTATTAACAGCCCAGGCTTTAGCACTTTTTGTTGTTGAGATGTATATTCCATTACCGATTCACATTCCTGGGATTAAGCTTGGCTTAGCTAATATCATTTCAATTGTGGCATTAATTCTCTTTGGCTATCGTGAAGCAATTGCCATTGTTGTTCTTCGAACACTTTTAGGCTCTCTTTTTGCTGGTAACTTTAGTGTATTTTTTTTCAGCATCGCTGGAGGCATACTCAGCGCCTCAGCCATGGCTATTCTTTTCAGATATTTGGGAACTCACTTTTCTATTTACAGCATCAGCGTCGTAGGCGCAGTTTTTCATAACATTGGGCAATTACTTGTGGCGGCAGCCATTATTTCCAACTTCTATATCTTTGCTTATTTACCACCCCTCTTAATATCTGGTGTGGTGACAGGTTATTTTATTGGCTGGACAGCAAAGTTTTTACTTGAAATTCTACGTAAGCATGGTAAAACCTTGGGCATCGAAGCCTTTAATTATGATTTGAAGTAGAATAAAATAAAGAATCTCCTATTTAATTTGGAGATTCTTTTCTTATAATATATTTGTTATGTGTAGTCTGCTTTTTTCTTTGACGTGTTCGACTAGGGTTTTAAGATGTGCAAGTTCTCCAAGAGCGGTCTCTCTTTCTTCCAATGCAGCATACCGCCCTACCTTTGCTAATACAATGTCAATGGAATCAATTTCATAAT
Encoded proteins:
- a CDS encoding NusG domain II-containing protein, with product MKKADLYILSLIVFAAVGMYGFNEIFVYQTTDGQELTAVIEANNELVREIKLSDVTEPEVFTIEQRGYVNEIFVEPGRIAMGYANCPEPDHYHNNWISRPNEMLVCLPNFVVIRIKGSDALVDGVTH
- a CDS encoding Gx transporter family protein codes for the protein MKRQKKLVLLGLLTAQALALFVVEMYIPLPIHIPGIKLGLANIISIVALILFGYREAIAIVVLRTLLGSLFAGNFSVFFFSIAGGILSASAMAILFRYLGTHFSIYSISVVGAVFHNIGQLLVAAAIISNFYIFAYLPPLLISGVVTGYFIGWTAKFLLEILRKHGKTLGIEAFNYDLK